The genome window GCCTTCCAGTTGTAGCCCAGCGATCAAAACGGCACTTTTTACCTGGGCACTATTTACGGTAGCAACTATATCGGCGGGGTACATTTTAGCAGGTAGTATAGTCATAGGTAGAAACCTATCAGCCCTAAGTCTAATATCTGCTCCCATCTCGGAAAGGGGTTTTTTTACTCTATCCATAGGTCTTCTTCTTAAAGATGAATCCCCTGTTAAGACAATGTATTTTGATCGTGGGGCAAAGACGCCGGTGATCAACCTTGAGGTTGTCCCTGAGTTTTCACAGTTTATTACATCTGAAGGTTCTTGAAAGTGTTTATAGCCTTTTGAACATATTTTAAAACCATTTTCAATCTTTTTAAATTCTACACCTGCAGCCATCATAGCGTTCATAGTTGCAATCGTATCCCTTGACATGAGGGGGGTTAACACCTCTGAGATACCTGTAGCCATTGCGGAAAAGATAAAAGCTCTGTGAGTTATCGATTTGTCTGATGGAACTGTTACTGACCCCTTTAGGGTGTATACTTTATCGAAGGTAACCGTCATCACATACCTCGCCTTATGTTACTTATTTTTTCTATTTTAGAATACAGTTGTTTTCTATTTTGTGATGATATTAGCTGTTTCCATTCTTCTAAGAGCTCAATATAGTCATCAATAATATTTATAAGGTTCTCTTTGTTGTCAATGAATATATTAGACCACATAGTGGGGTCACTACCTGCTATTCTTGTAAAATCCTTAAACCCACCACCGCTAAAGCTGAAGGCTTCTGGATCTTTTTTTTGTACTATCTCCACCAGCAAAAAGGCAGCTAAGTGGGGAAAGTGACTTACAAGGGAGAATATTCTGTCGTGCTCCTTTGGGTCCATGTGGATTACCCTCATTCCTATCTCTTTGTGAAGAGCTTCTAAAAGTTCATAGTGGGGTGCGTTTTTGTTTGTTAGTATATGTACGGCATTTTTAAAAATATCTGGGTCTGAGTGCTCAAAGCCAGATTTTTCTCTACCTGCTATTGGATGACCTCCGCAAAAGGTTAAATCAAAGTTACTGGCTAATTTTTCTATACTCTCTTTTGTGCTAAGGGC of Calditerrivibrio sp. contains these proteins:
- a CDS encoding prephenate dehydrogenase/arogenate dehydrogenase family protein, which codes for MKRLNIGIIGLGLIGGSFSKAFKLKDHNIFGLDLDEKTISLAKNSGIFEDVCLEIDDLLKHNLDLLYIALPIEAAKEVVLHLGDIDCDIPITDALSTKESIEKLASNFDLTFCGGHPIAGREKSGFEHSDPDIFKNAVHILTNKNAPHYELLEALHKEIGMRVIHMDPKEHDRIFSLVSHFPHLAAFLLVEIVQKKDPEAFSFSGGGFKDFTRIAGSDPTMWSNIFIDNKENLINIIDDYIELLEEWKQLISSQNRKQLYSKIEKISNIRRGM